From the genome of Elusimicrobiaceae bacterium:
TTTTCATAATTCTCCTCTGCTTAAAAATTCCCTTCCTTCATATTGTATTTTTTTGCTAGGTCTTTGACAATATGTGCTTTTGCAAAATGCTATGTAAATGAGGAGGGGTTAAAAATTATATAATAAGAGTATGAAGAAATGGTGGCTATTATTTATGGCAGTATTGTTGTGGGGATGCACTCCCAAAACAGTGATTAGCCAAAGTTATGATTTCGATAAAGTGGACCGCATCGGCGTGATGGGGTTTACCAGCCCGTACAGCAGTTTATCGGGCGTAGAAAATTTATTTGCCAAGTATTTAATTGAATCGGGTTTTAAGGTGGTGGAACGCGCCCAACTTGATGCCGTGTTACAAGAACATCATATTTCCGTATCGGGTTATTTATCTCCGGCCACTACTAAAAAAATAGGAGAAATTTTAGGGGTAGATTTATTATTGGTAGGGGAAGTAACTTCTTACACCCCCACACGCAAAGAGATGACACTGGTAGCCACACACAAAACAGAGGCGCATCCGGTTTATGCGCAAACCTTTATGCCGGGACCGGACGGCCATCCAATGCCGATAGCTCAGCAGGTAGGCACCACGTATAGCCAAAGCACGGACGTGCATCCCAGTGAGTATACTATTAATGCTCAAGTGGGTGTTATCGCCAAATTAATAGATGTGGAAACAGCCGAAATTGTGTGGATAGGATCTTTATCACAAGAGAGTTCCAGTGCCTTAAACGCCGCAGACAGTATTGCACGCAGTTTAGTGAAAAGTTTTACCAAAGAGCTTTCCAAACGACGAGGAAAATAAATGCAACCGGTCACCCGTCAGCAGAGAATATTGTCTGCTCTATTATTGAGAGGATTTTTTTTCGTTGTAAAAGTAGGGACGGTCAGCTTCCTATTGCTGGCGGCAGTATTGGTATTAAGCCAAACAGCCGTAGCTCCGGTAAGCAGCCGATTATTAGGAATGTATGCGGTGGAATATACGGCTAAAACCGTAAAACCATATCGCCATTTTTTCCCGCGACCCTACGTGGTAAATTTAGAAGAAAAGAGGTAATTGCATGCTAGATATTAAACAAATTGTTGCCGCACCCGAAGAAATAAAACGCCGCTTGTCTTTACGCAAACCGGAATTAACGGCTCAGATAGATGAAGTGTTAGGTGTGTATGAAAACTATAAAAAGATTTTGGCTTCTGTAGAAGAATTACGTGCCAAACGTAACAGTCTTTCCAAACAAATCGGTCAAATTAAAAAGGAACAAGGCGACGAAGCGGCCGCCGCTACTATGAAAGAAGTGGCTCGCCTAAAAGAAGAAATGGCTCAGCAAGAAGCCACCTTGGAGCCGCTTAAAAATCAAATGGATGAACTGCTTTTGAGCATTCCCAATTTGCCGCATGAAGGTATCCCCGTAGGCAAAAGCGATGCCGATAATCCGGAAGTAAAAAAATGCGATATACCGCTTCCGCAATTTGATTTCAAACCGTTAGATCATCAATCTGTCGGCGAAAAACTGGGCATTTTGGATTTTGCCGCCGCCGCTACGTTGTCGGGCAGTCGCTTTGCTTTATATAAAGGAGACGGGGCCCGCTTGGAACGCGCGATTATTTCTTTCTTTTTAGATACGCACGCCAAAAAAGGCTATACCGAAATTTTACCGCCGGTTATTGTCAACGAAGATATTATGTACGGTACCGGTCAATTGCCCAAATTCCGCGAAGATATGTATGAACTGACCGGAGAACCGAAACAGTTTTTAATTTCTACGGCTGAAATTCCGCTGACCAATTTGAATCGTGCGCGTCAAATTGCCGAGAGTGAATTGCCTATTAAACTGACTGCATGGACGCCGTGCTTCCGCAAAGAATCCGGCACCTACGGTAAAGATACGCGCGGTTTAATTCGCAATCACCAATTTAATAAAGTAGAGTTAGTGATGCTCTCTAAGCCGGAAGATTCTTACAAGATGTTGGAAATCATGGTAGAAGATGCCCAAGACGTGTTGCGCCAATTAGGCCTGCCTTTCCACGTAGTGGAATTGTGCTCGGGCGATATCGGTTTTTCGTCGGCCAAAACCTATGACATTGAAGTATGGATGCCCAGCGAAAACCGCTTCCGCGAAATTTCTTCCTGCTCCAACTGTTTGGACTTCCAAGCCCGCCGCATGGGCATGCGCTATAAAAATGCGCAGGGAAAACTGGAATATGTGCATACCTTAAACGGTAGCGGCGTAGCCGTAGGTCGCACCTTTGCGGCTATCTTGGAAAACTTCCAACAAGCCGACGGTTCTGTAATTATTCCGGAAGTTTTACGTCCGTATTTTGGCAAAGATAAAATTGAGGCCAAATAATGCGTAAAGTATTTTGTTTCATAGCCGCGGTCTGTTTTGCCGCGGCTGGTTTTTCTCCTCTGCAAGCGGAAATTAAACTGCCGCCGGATGTAATGCAATATGCTACGACCGGTATTAACGGCGTGTACACCTTGGACTTTGACACCGCTAACGAAAACATACAAAAAGTATTTGATTTATATCCGGATCATCCGTTTGCGCATTTTGGTAATGCCATGGTGGCATGGGCGCGCTACGAATATGAATTTGAGTTAAGCGACGGCGAACAGCAGAAAAAATTTGAAAAAATTTTAGATGATTCTATTGCCGGTATTAAACGTTGGATTAAACAAAATCCCGACGACCCAAACGGGTATATGGGGATCGGTGCCTTGTATGGATTGCGGGCGATGTTTTCCATGCGTACGCGCAGTTGGGTGACGGCTTATTTTTCCGGCCGCAAAGCGATTTCTAATTTGGAAAAATCAATGAAGCTGGACCCGACGTATTATGATGCGTATTTTGGACTGGGCATTTACAATTATTTTGCAGGTACGCTGCCTAATGTTATTAAAATTTTGGCCAAAATCGTAGCGATAAAAGGAAATGTAGACGAGGGTGTGCGTCAGCTTAATATCGCGCGTGAAAAAGCCACTTTCACTTCAGACAGTGCCAAACTTATTTTAATTGAAATACAAAATACGCGCGGCAATAAATACTATGCGCCCGATAAATCTTTGCAATATATTCAAGAACTCCACGCCAAATTTCCGGCAAATCCCTTAATGCATTATGTGGTGCTGATTTGCCAGTTTGAAAATGAACAATATGACGAAGTATTGGCCGGCGGGCAAGAATTTTTAAGTTTAATCGGTTCCAATAAATTTTATAAAGAGATTTATATTCCGCGTGCTTACACCGCTATCGGTACCTCTTATATGGCTAAAGGGGAATGGGAAAAAGCACGGGATGCTTTTGAACAAAGCCGCAAGGCCAGTGCCAATCAAGCACCCAGCCGCTGGGGCGTGTGGAACGAGTACCGCTTGGGCCAAGTGTACGATGTGCTCGGCCAGCGCGAACAAGCCATTGCCCAATATAAAAAAGTACTTTCTTTTAAGGACAAATGGGGTTTTGACAGTTTTGCCAAAGCAGGACTAAAAACTCCTTGGCAAGCCGCCACCGGCAAAGACGTAGGGCCTTTGCCACCCCAACAAAGTTGATCGGCGCGTACTCCTTTTTTGGAAAATCAAAAATTATTTTTGCAAAAAATCAATTGATTTTTTTGATTAGATTTATGTTAAGATATAGGGGTAGTCAATCTTAGAAAAGGAGAACTCAATGAAGAAAGTAATTATTGCTGTACTAGCAGTATTGATGGTTGCTCCGGCCTTCGCCAATAACTGGGGCGTAGGCTTGAAACTTGGTGCCGGTCAAAACGACCCGAAAGCCATGAAAGATGTGTATGATAATCCCCCTGCCGGTGTGACTAAGACGGAATTAGACAAAAACGCTGGCTATTTCGGTTTGGAAGCCATGTATGAATTTGACCTTAATGATGAAGCCAATAAAATCGGCGTCAAAGTAGGGTGGGATATGTATGGCGAAAATAAACTGGAATTAAAAGCTCCGGGTGCGAAAGAAGAAGTAACAGAAGAAACCTATTCCTTCCCTTTCACAGTGTATTATAAACGTGATAATGGAGTGAAAAACTTTAGTTGGTACGGTGGCGCTGGTTTCACCATTTTGCGCACGAAACTAGATGCCA
Proteins encoded in this window:
- a CDS encoding tetratricopeptide repeat protein encodes the protein MRKVFCFIAAVCFAAAGFSPLQAEIKLPPDVMQYATTGINGVYTLDFDTANENIQKVFDLYPDHPFAHFGNAMVAWARYEYEFELSDGEQQKKFEKILDDSIAGIKRWIKQNPDDPNGYMGIGALYGLRAMFSMRTRSWVTAYFSGRKAISNLEKSMKLDPTYYDAYFGLGIYNYFAGTLPNVIKILAKIVAIKGNVDEGVRQLNIAREKATFTSDSAKLILIEIQNTRGNKYYAPDKSLQYIQELHAKFPANPLMHYVVLICQFENEQYDEVLAGGQEFLSLIGSNKFYKEIYIPRAYTAIGTSYMAKGEWEKARDAFEQSRKASANQAPSRWGVWNEYRLGQVYDVLGQREQAIAQYKKVLSFKDKWGFDSFAKAGLKTPWQAATGKDVGPLPPQQS
- the serS gene encoding serine--tRNA ligase; the encoded protein is MLDIKQIVAAPEEIKRRLSLRKPELTAQIDEVLGVYENYKKILASVEELRAKRNSLSKQIGQIKKEQGDEAAAATMKEVARLKEEMAQQEATLEPLKNQMDELLLSIPNLPHEGIPVGKSDADNPEVKKCDIPLPQFDFKPLDHQSVGEKLGILDFAAAATLSGSRFALYKGDGARLERAIISFFLDTHAKKGYTEILPPVIVNEDIMYGTGQLPKFREDMYELTGEPKQFLISTAEIPLTNLNRARQIAESELPIKLTAWTPCFRKESGTYGKDTRGLIRNHQFNKVELVMLSKPEDSYKMLEIMVEDAQDVLRQLGLPFHVVELCSGDIGFSSAKTYDIEVWMPSENRFREISSCSNCLDFQARRMGMRYKNAQGKLEYVHTLNGSGVAVGRTFAAILENFQQADGSVIIPEVLRPYFGKDKIEAK
- a CDS encoding porin family protein; this translates as MKKVIIAVLAVLMVAPAFANNWGVGLKLGAGQNDPKAMKDVYDNPPAGVTKTELDKNAGYFGLEAMYEFDLNDEANKIGVKVGWDMYGENKLELKAPGAKEEVTEETYSFPFTVYYKRDNGVKNFSWYGGAGFTILRTKLDAKGAYFGDDSKTKVFPHIVAGGEYRFTQVFALGLEARYNIAAKVKKGGDVYSDRSGFGGALTGRFYF